In the Neofelis nebulosa isolate mNeoNeb1 chromosome 11, mNeoNeb1.pri, whole genome shotgun sequence genome, one interval contains:
- the VPREB3 gene encoding pre-B lymphocyte protein 3 isoform X1: protein MACWHLALLLTGALLSGLAQPDPLLVFPGQVAQLSCILSPRHAIIGEYGVSWYQQRAGSAPRHLLYYRSEEDYHRPPDIPDRFSAATDAAHNACILTISPVQPEDDADYYCSVGYIS from the exons ATGGCCTGCTGGCATCTGGCCCTTCTTCTGACTGGGGCCCTCCTGTCAG GCTTGGCCCAGCCGGATCCACTGCTTGTCTTCCCAGGTCAAGTGGCCCAACTCTCCTGCATTCTCAGCCCCCGCCATGCCATCATTGGGGAGTACGGCGTGTCTTGGTATCAGCAACGGGCAGGCAGTGCCCCCCGACACCTCCTCTACTACCGCTCAGAGGAGGACTACCACCGGCCCCCTGACATCCCTGACCGCTTCTCAGCAGCCACGGACGCCGCCCACAACGCCTGCATTCTGACCATCAGCCCTGTGCAGCCTGAGGATGATGCAGATTATTACTGCTCTGTGGGTTACATATCCTAG
- the VPREB3 gene encoding pre-B lymphocyte protein 3 isoform X2, which produces MACWHLALLLTGALLSGQVAQLSCILSPRHAIIGEYGVSWYQQRAGSAPRHLLYYRSEEDYHRPPDIPDRFSAATDAAHNACILTISPVQPEDDADYYCSVGYIS; this is translated from the exons ATGGCCTGCTGGCATCTGGCCCTTCTTCTGACTGGGGCCCTCCTGTCAG GTCAAGTGGCCCAACTCTCCTGCATTCTCAGCCCCCGCCATGCCATCATTGGGGAGTACGGCGTGTCTTGGTATCAGCAACGGGCAGGCAGTGCCCCCCGACACCTCCTCTACTACCGCTCAGAGGAGGACTACCACCGGCCCCCTGACATCCCTGACCGCTTCTCAGCAGCCACGGACGCCGCCCACAACGCCTGCATTCTGACCATCAGCCCTGTGCAGCCTGAGGATGATGCAGATTATTACTGCTCTGTGGGTTACATATCCTAG
- the ZNF70 gene encoding zinc finger protein 70 has protein sequence MEVPPAAKLGETFVFEDGLEMQQELFPEEDLGDPFLQERGLEQMAVIYKEIPLGEKDEEHDDYEGNFSLCSSPVQHQSTPLVHRPQDDDLFGQTFLQKSDLSMCQIIHSGEEPSRRDCEQVSRVHAGPNEPHRTAPPAKPYACRECGKAFSQSSHLLRHLVIHTGEKPYECCECGKAFSQSSHLLRHQIIHTGEKPYECRECGKAFRQSSALTQHQKTHTGKRPYECRECGKDFSRSSSLRKHERIHTGEKPYQCKECGKSFNQSSGLSQHRKIHTLKKPHECELCGKAFCHRSHLIRHQRIHTGKKPYKCEECGKAFSQSSNLIEHRKTHTGEKPYKCHKCGKAFSQSSSLIEHQRIHTGEKPYECSQCGKAFCHSSALIQHQRIHTGKKPYMCNECGKAFRHRSALIEHYKTHTREKPYECNKCGKSFRGSSHLIRHQKIHAGEKL, from the coding sequence ATGGAGGTTCCCCCAGCAGCCAAGCTTGGTGAGACCTTTGTGTTTGAGGACGGATTAGAGATGCAGCAAGAACTTTTCCCAGAGGAGGACCTGGGGGACCCTTTTCTTCAGGAAAGAGGCTTAGAGCAAATGGCTGTTATTTATAAGGAGATCCCTCTTGGGGAGAAGGACGAGGAACATGACGATTATGAGGGCAATTTTAGTCTGTGCTCAAGCCCTGTTCAGCATCAGAGTACCCCCCTGGTACACAGACCCCAGGACGATGACCTTTTCGGCCAAACCTTCCTCCAGAAATCAGACCTTAGTATGTGTCAGATAATCCACAGTGGAGAAGAACCCAGTAGACGTGACTGTGAACAGGTGAGCAGGGTGCACGCAGGACCTAATGAACCTCACAGAACTGCGCCGCCAGCAAAACCCTACGCGTGTCgggaatgtgggaaggccttcagcCAGAGCTCCCACCTTCTCCGGCACCTGGTGATTCACACCGGGGAGAAACCCTACGAGTGTTGTGAGTGCGGGAAGGCCTTCAGCCAGAGCTCGCACCTTCTCAGACATCAGATAATCCACACGGGGGAGAAGCCCTATGAATGCCGGGAATGCGGAAAAGCCTTTCGCCAGAGTTCAGCCCTCACGCAACACCAGAAAACCCACACTGGGAAGAGACCATATGAGTGTAGGGAATGTGGGAAAGATTTCAGCCGGAGCTCAAGTCTCCGAAAACACGAGCGCATTCACACAGGTGAGAAACCTTATCAGTGTAAGGAATGCGGGAAATCCTTCAACCAGAGTTCCGGCCTGAGCCAGCACCGCAAAATCCACACCCTGAAGAAGCCTCACGAGTGTGAGCTCTGCGGGAAAGCCTTCTGTCACAGGTCCCACCTGATTCGGCACCAGCGGATTCACACGGGgaagaaaccttacaaatgtgaAGAGTGCGGGAAGGCCTTCAGCCAGAGCTCCAACCTCATTGAGCATCGGAAGACGCACACTGGCGAGAAACCCTACAAATGCCATAAGTGTGGTAAGGCCTTCAGCCAGAGCTCATCCCTCATCGAGCACCAGCGCATCCACACCGGGGAGAAGCCCTATGAGTGCAGCCAGTGCGGGAAGGCCTTCTGCCACAGCTCGGCACTGATTCAGCACCAGAGAATCCACACAGGGAAGAAACCCTACATGTGCAACGAGTGCGGCAAGGCCTTCCGGCACAGGTCAGCCCTGATCGAACACTATAAAACCCACACCAGAGAGAAGCCCTATGAGTGTAACAAATGCGGCAAGTCCTTCAGGGGAAGCTCACACCTTATTCGGCACCAGAAAATCCATGCTGGAGAGAAGCTCTAG